In the Acropora muricata isolate sample 2 chromosome 10, ASM3666990v1, whole genome shotgun sequence genome, one interval contains:
- the LOC136931070 gene encoding DNA-directed RNA polymerase, mitochondrial-like has protein sequence MAFYRICCQHQALVCGDLRTSIERIWGRRCFYDCVLHHRIARKALGLESRFQNGTQGPRLNRLPSANFFATKAFVGQKLATSVAEHATSVRKAKTSGNKKKTKTSQKNKTTQNDKSEKDKKNSKAKANITAKTTDSNKSVVDTGAKTKTTNSSKTAKHNKNKKVKKNSNKNVSALKGGVKEKSIDNAVISSSVANNESKKVDTKNRSVTEGDDHGHHEQAIKKMGETLPGVAIARIEDHPLDYSPEALLVDHEEVYLHDKEDASHLVGGSNVLETDPHLGGLREQTAEEEVDVLDDLEDAAELPLDESTHIPKRYREGTAGGKLFEEQTLAEIDGYLYLGKPNDAEKLFNRYLRMGKKFEVHTFNKLLHGWAFQGNLMSIKLLFNLLKKEEVEPDIGTYAALLHGYGKFNNVDNIKNVIQEMEKKQLDINHIFHKCSLTEPQAKGVLKALQLVKPYYSPKVPESSDEVKYPALVKSWYLERDNVHPELNTVPGNLVNELDEAKLKKLFEEQISKELSGFTPILSIESEKDISGENEKSKALFLECRDKWRKALIESIEKELIEIKNSKGKSVHPRFAPFIQAFESHELADLTLETIVFYVKGRVEGVPLYGVSGALGTVLNTKYIVKHRVQSGMLDKMKAIYHDYFSYLMDENVTTRKMARELWDELDDTRPFGASLQQEVPNWPWATKLVFGCFLVDLFLKTAQINANMFNNKPEEKLLPAFYHTYEFKVDKKLGVLKPHPFVCKMFKGYLAKQGEIFMETTSVPMLVPPRPWRTTKDGAYLILPVELVRSAYDEDGRYDKLLDEKTKKEDLVAVFDSLNFLGSCAWRTNKRILDIAIDMFNSGGNEDLAITGRVVQPETEIKSSKSKMEPEERKKQIQERRIAKKLAREQYSLRMSCLYKLSVANHFRDHVFWLPINLDFRGRVYPIPPHCSHVGDDLNRGMLQFAKGVPLGQKGLDWLKIHLVTLHGAQKKASLSERLQYAEEILDDVLDSADNPLTGRRWWMTSDDPWQTLATCIEIADAIRSPDPAQFISHQPVHQDGSCNGLQHYAALGQDSYGAKQVNLMPAERPQDVYEEVAKLAEAARLRDAADGHEIAKELEGKVTRKVVKQTVMTIVYGVTFVGGRLQIERQLKDLEMNDKLIFKASTYLVTKVFNSIGEMFTAARAIQNWFASSATQIALSGHYVDWYTPLGLYVNQPYSKNPPRKVVRTKLQWMMIRSKGLPHIPPDSRKQRAAFPPNYVHSLDSTHMMLTALHCQRSGATFSSVHDSFWTHAANVAVMNRICREQFVELHSQPILEDLQKHFERNYSNLKLVRPLKSKESGEEKNLASFEGRPEPGNFDVKEVLNSTYFFC, from the exons ATGGCCTTTTACCGAATTTGTTGCCAACATCAGGCTCTAGTTTGTGGAGATTTACGTACTTCCATCGAACGAATTTGGGGAAGAAGGTGTTTCTATGACTGTGTACTCCACCATCGCATTGCAAGGAAGGCCTTGGGTTTAG aaAGCAGGTTTCAAAATGGCACACAGGGACCAAGATTGAACAGATTACCATCCGCaaacttttttgccacaaaaGCATTTGTTGGTCAAAAACTTGCTACATCAGTAGCAGAACATGCAACTTCAGTTAGAAAAGCAAAGACATCAggcaacaaaaagaaaaccaaaacatcACAGAAGAATAAAACAACCCAAAATGACAAGAGtgaaaaggacaaaaagaattcaaaagcaaaagcaaacatCACAGCAAAGACTACTGACAGCAACAAGAGTGTTGTAGACACTGGTGCAAAGACTAAGACTACGAATTCTTCCAAAACAGCGAAgcacaacaagaacaaaaaagtaaaaaagaactCTAACAAGAATGTCAGTGCTTTAAAAGGAGGTGTAAAGGAAAAGAGTATTGATAATGCTGTCATTTCTTCAAGTGTTGCAAATAATGAAAGTAAGAAAGTTGATACTAAAAACAGAAGTGTGACGGAAGGTGATGATCATGGACATCATGAACAGGCAATCAAAAAGATGGGTGAGACTTTGCCTGGAGTTGCAATTGCTAGAATCGAGGATCACCCACTGGACTACAGTCCTGAAGCACTCTTAGTCGATCACGAAGAGGTTTATCTTCATGACAAAGAAGATGCTTCTCATCTTGTTGGTGGAAGCAATGTACTGGAGACAGATCCTCATTTAGGTGGACTAAGAGAGCAAACTGCAGAGGAAGAAGTGGATGTTCTTGACGACCTGGAAGATGCCGCAGAGTTACCCCTTGATGAGTCTACTCACATTCCCAAGCGTTATCGTGAAGGGACTGCTGGGGGAAAGCTGTTTGAAGAACAGACTTTAGCTGAAATAGATGGATACCTTTACCTGGGAAAG CCCAATGATGCAGAGAAGTTGTTCAACAGATACCTGCGAATGGGAAAGAAGTTTGAAGTGCACACCTTCAACAAACTATTGCATGGCTGGGCTTTTCAAGGCAACTTGATGAGCATTAAGCTGCTATTTAATTTGCTGAAGAAAGAAGAAGTTGAACCAGACATTGGGACATATGCTGCTCTGCTACATGGCTACGGAAAATTTAATAACGTAGATAACATAAAGAATGTCATTCAAGAAATGGAGAAAAAG CAATTGGATATCAACCATATATTTCACAAGTGCAGCCTTACGGAGCCCCAAGCAAAAGGTGTTTTGAAAGCTCTGCAACTTGTCAAGCCTTATTACTCCCCAAAGGTCCCAGAGTCGTCAGATGAAGTCAAATACCCTGCTCTTGTGAAATCTTGGTATTTGGAAAGGGATAATGTTCATCCAGAGTTAAACACTGTTCCTGGAAAtctggttaatgaacttgatgAAGCTAAGCTGAAGAAACTTTTTGAAGAGCAGATTTCAAAGGAGCTTTCTGGTTTTACGCCAATATTGTCCATTGAGAGTGAAAAAGACATTAGTGGGGAGAACGAAAAGAGCAAAGCATTGTTTTTGGAATGTCGTGACAAGTGGAGAAAAGCGTTGATTGAGAGCATTGAAAAGGAActtattgaaataaaaaactCTAAAG gaAAATCCGTTCATCCCAGATTTGCACCATTCATTCAAGCCTTTGAGTCTCACGAGCTGGCCGATTTGACTTTAGAAACCATTGTCTTTTATGTGAAAGGCCGTGTGGAGGGAGTCCCTTTGTATGGTGTCAGTGGCGCATTGGGAACTGTCCTCAACACCAAGTACATTGTGAAACACAGAGTGCAGTCAGGAATGTTAGACAAG ATGAAAGCCATATATCATGATTACTTCTCATATCTGATGGATGAAAATGTTACGACCAGGAAAATGGCGCGTGAGCTCTGGGACGAGCTCGATGACACTCGTCCATTCGGAGCTTCGTTGCAGCAAGAAGTTCCCAACTGGCCCTGGGCAACGAAGCTTGTG TTTGGCTGTTTCCTTGTGGACTTGTTTCTTAAAACTGCACAAATCAATGCAAACATGTTCAACAATAAACCTGAGGAGAAACTCCTTCCTGCATTTTACCACACTTATGAATTCAAGGTTGACAAGAAGCTGGGCGTGTTGAAACCTCACCCGTTTGTGTGTAAAATGTTTAAAGGCTACCTGGCAAAACAAGGAGAGATTTTCATGGAAACAACATCAGTACCAATGCTGGTCCCACCCCGTCCATGGCGCACCACCAAGGATGGTGCCTACCTTATCTTGCCAG TTGAGCTTGTTCGCAGTGCTTATGACGAAGACGGTCGATATGACAAACTTCTAGATGAGAAAACGAAGAAGGAGGATTTGGTAGCCGTCTTTGATTCGTTGAATTTTCTCGGGTCCTGTGCATGGAGGACTAACAAGAGGATCTTAGATATTGCAATAGACATGTTTAACAGCGGTGGGAATGAGGATTTAGCTATAACAGGGCGTGTGGTGCAGCCGGAAACCGAGATAAAATCATCCAA ATCTAAAATGGAACCAGAGGAACGAAAGAAACAGATTCAAGAAAGACGGATCGCCAAAAAGCTTGCTCGAGAACAATATTCTCTGCGCATGTCATGTCTCTACAAACTGTCGGTTGCCAATCATTTTCGTGATCACGTGTTTTGGTTGCCAATCAACTTGGATTTCCGAGGAAGAGTGTATCCAATCCCTCCGCATTGCTCACATGTTG GCGATGATCTCAACCGGGGAATGCTTCAGTTTGCCAAAGGCGTTCCTCTTGGACAGAAGGGTTTGGATTGGCTAAAGATCCATCTTGTAACACTGCACGGTGCGCAAAAGAAAGCTTCGTTAAGTGAACGTCTGCAATATGCTGAAGAAATCTTGGACGATGTGCTGGATTCTGCTGATAATCCCTTGACG GGGCGACGATGGTGGATGACGTCGGATGATCCATGGCAAACGCTGGCCACATGCATTGAGATCGCAGACGCTATCCGATCCCCAGACCCCGCGCAGTTCATTTCCCATCAACCAGTACACCAGGACGGCTCGTGCAACGGGCTTCAGCATTATGCGGCTCTTGGCCAAGACAGTTATGGTGCCAAACAAGTGAATCTGATGCCAGCTGAGAGACCTCAAGATGTTTACGAAGAG GTAGCCAAACTCGCGGAAGCCGCTAGGTTGCGTGACGCAGCAGATGGTCACGAAATCGCTAAGGAACTCGAGGGGAAAGTAACTCGTAAAGTGGTTAAACAGACTGTCATGACTATAGTATATGGTGTCACGTTTGTCGGCGGTCGACTGCAGATCGAACGACAGCTCAAAGATTTGGAAATGAACGACAAGCTTATCTTTAAGGCGTCTACTTATCTCGTGACGAAGGTGTTTAACAGCATCGGAGAAATGTTTACTGCTGCAAGAGCTATTCAG AACTGGTTTGCGTCGTCAGCTACACAGATCGCCTTGTCGGGTCATTATGTGGACTGGTACACACCGCTTGGCCTTTATGTTAATCAACCTTACTCTAAAAACCCGCCAAGAAAAGTTGTACGAACCAAGCTTCAGTGGATGATGATAAGATCCAAAGGTTTACCGCATATTCCACCGGACTCTAGAAAGCAGCGCGCAGCTTTCCCGCCAAATTACGTCCATTCTCTGGACTCCACTCACATGATGCTGACCGCGTTACACTGTCAGCGATCTGGCGCGACATTCTCGTCTGTTCACGATAGTTTCTGGACGCATGCCGCCAATGTGGCCGTGATGAATAGA ATCTGCCGAGAACAATTTGTTGAACTTCACAGCCAACCAATATTGGAAGATCTACAAAAGCATTTCGAGAGGAATTATTCCAATTTGAA GCTTGTGCGTCCACTGAAATCAAAAGAATCTGGAGAAGAAAAAAACCTTGCTTCATTTGAAGGCAGACCTGAACCAG